A section of the Leptospira kobayashii genome encodes:
- the mnmE gene encoding tRNA uridine-5-carboxymethylaminomethyl(34) synthesis GTPase MnmE, translating into MIDTIAALSTASGPGAIGILRISGRNTIKIATTLLFKNNTPLTESYLMENKRSAIFCDFIFEGKPFDQIVFLFFPAPNSYTGEDLGEFHLHGNPILLKKALDAIFQTGARPAGHGEFTKRAFLNGKLSLTGAEAIGRLIEARSRYELELSQKNVFGELSKLASKIRSDLISLKAECEAEIDFSTEDLTFESLEQRKERMIALRDLCSSLLQNSERAEKLILQSTVVLFGAPNTGKSSLMNLLIGKDRSIISDIPGTTRDYIAEDITLDGLPIRLVDTAGVRETSDQIEILGIERSEREADSANLRLILIDVSQTLDRKKFINAYRNRLPGSILVANKIDIPHPDWNRKEWEEDSKSLSFQIAEVSCKTKLGLGDLLSLLKDRLSAKEALEDVVLLEERQSFHIRAIYNHLAEAVGLLESSAPAEIYIQEINSALREIGEVNGRVDNEEILGRIFSKFCVGK; encoded by the coding sequence TTGATTGATACAATTGCAGCATTATCTACCGCAAGCGGACCCGGAGCGATCGGAATCCTCCGGATCTCCGGTAGAAATACAATCAAGATAGCCACAACTTTACTTTTCAAAAACAACACACCACTTACTGAATCCTACCTGATGGAAAACAAAAGATCGGCGATCTTTTGCGATTTCATCTTCGAAGGAAAACCCTTCGATCAAATCGTATTTCTATTTTTTCCAGCACCTAACTCATATACAGGCGAAGATCTGGGAGAATTCCACTTACATGGAAATCCCATCCTATTGAAAAAAGCTTTGGATGCAATCTTCCAAACGGGTGCCCGTCCCGCAGGACACGGAGAATTCACCAAACGGGCTTTTCTCAACGGAAAATTATCGCTCACAGGTGCGGAAGCCATAGGAAGACTCATTGAAGCGCGTTCCCGTTATGAATTGGAACTTTCTCAAAAGAACGTTTTCGGAGAACTCTCCAAGCTCGCATCCAAAATACGGAGTGATTTGATTTCGTTGAAGGCGGAATGCGAAGCGGAGATTGATTTTTCAACGGAAGACCTAACTTTTGAAAGCCTGGAACAAAGAAAAGAAAGGATGATCGCTTTAAGGGATTTATGTTCCTCTTTATTACAAAATTCCGAACGCGCGGAAAAACTGATATTACAATCCACAGTGGTTTTGTTCGGAGCACCAAACACGGGTAAATCGAGTTTAATGAATCTTCTCATAGGGAAAGACCGTTCCATCATTTCTGATATTCCCGGCACAACAAGGGATTATATAGCGGAAGATATTACACTCGACGGCCTTCCTATCCGCTTGGTAGATACGGCGGGTGTAAGGGAAACTTCAGATCAAATAGAAATCCTGGGAATAGAAAGGAGTGAAAGGGAAGCAGATTCGGCTAATCTTCGTTTGATTCTAATCGATGTCTCTCAAACTCTGGACAGGAAAAAATTCATCAATGCATACCGAAACCGACTTCCCGGTTCCATTCTGGTAGCAAATAAAATCGATATCCCTCATCCCGACTGGAATCGAAAGGAATGGGAAGAAGATAGCAAATCCTTATCTTTCCAAATCGCGGAAGTCTCCTGTAAAACCAAACTGGGGCTTGGCGATTTACTTTCCCTTCTAAAAGACAGACTCAGTGCCAAAGAAGCGTTGGAAGATGTGGTTCTATTGGAAGAGAGACAAAGTTTTCATATAAGAGCAATTTACAATCATTTAGCGGAAGCCGTGGGCCTCCTGGAGTCATCCGCTCCAGCGGAAATTTATATTCAAGAAATCAATTCCGCGCTACGAGAAATCGGCGAAGTAAACGGGCGCGTAGACAATGAGGAAATTTTAGGTCGTATTTTCAGCAAATTTTGTGTGGGAAAATAA
- the jag gene encoding RNA-binding cell elongation regulator Jag/EloR, with protein sequence MDNYIFEAEGKTKSEAEEYTLEVLRLEPGDLKFEVVDSGKSGFLGITQKKPAVVRAFVANTDIPSEKIIHGVIITILRKMGIPAEVVGMGDVDGKIYVELASKESGLIIGKRGGTLDSLQFLANLMVDPRTRHNRKIVLDIESYRDKRELSLIRLAKSIASSVIKTGRSKLLDPMNPFERRIVHMAIQDDERVFTRSEGNGTFKRVRVISAKDKHKYKDLEDTSKKGLPVEDFADSEELD encoded by the coding sequence ATGGATAATTACATATTTGAAGCAGAAGGAAAAACAAAATCAGAGGCTGAAGAATATACACTGGAAGTATTGAGGTTGGAACCAGGCGACCTCAAATTCGAAGTAGTAGATTCCGGTAAGTCCGGCTTTTTGGGGATCACTCAGAAAAAGCCTGCCGTAGTACGAGCGTTTGTTGCCAATACGGACATCCCTTCCGAAAAAATCATTCACGGAGTCATCATCACCATCCTTCGAAAAATGGGAATTCCTGCGGAAGTTGTGGGAATGGGGGATGTGGACGGAAAAATCTACGTGGAACTTGCAAGCAAGGAATCGGGACTGATCATCGGGAAAAGAGGAGGAACTTTGGACTCTCTTCAATTCCTTGCCAACCTGATGGTAGACCCTCGCACCCGTCACAATCGTAAAATCGTTTTAGACATCGAATCCTACCGCGACAAACGTGAGTTATCTCTCATTCGACTTGCAAAGTCAATCGCATCTTCGGTCATCAAAACAGGACGTTCCAAACTTTTGGATCCGATGAATCCTTTCGAAAGAAGAATCGTTCATATGGCGATCCAAGACGACGAAAGAGTATTCACTCGCTCCGAAGGAAACGGAACTTTCAAACGGGTTAGAGTGATTTCTGCGAAAGACAAACACAAATACAAAGATCTGGAAGATACCTCTAAAAAAGGTCTGCCTGTAGAAGACTTCGCAGACTCAGAAGAGCTTGATTGA